CTCTTTCGGAAATAACCACTGTTCCGGCTGCAATTCCCTGGCTGAGTGAGATGATCGCTTCCCGGCTGCCATTGCTCCCGCCGCTTTTCAGCCTGACGGGAATTATTTTGAGATTTTTGTAAGAATGGGCGCTGTCGTAGTCCACTTCCAGGGTTTCATAGGTAAGCTGCGCCCTCAATGTGGCGAAGCAACAAATCAAAACCAATATGATCAGCCCTTTTCGCATTGTAGTAATAACGATGTGGAATATCAAAATAGTACCTGAACCGTTATCTTTGTCGCCTATGAAAAAGAATGTTCGTGTTAGGTTTGCTCCCAGCCCCACCGGAGGATTGCACCTCGGAGGGGTTCGTACGGTTCTGTACAACTATCTTTTTGCCCGCCATGCAGGCGGAGAATTTGTACTCCGGATCGAAGATACGGACCAAACCCGGTTTGTGCCAGGTGCAGAAGAATACATCATCAACTGCCTTCAGTGGTGCGGCCTCACACCCGATGAAGGCCCGGCCAGCGGCGGCCCATATGCTCCCTATCGTCAGAGTGAAAGAAAAGCCATGTATCGCCAGTATGCAGAACAGCTCGTAAAGAGCGGTCATGCCTACTATGCGTTCGACAGGCCTGAAGAACTCGAAAGCATGCGCGAGCGATTCAAAACAGATACCAATCCTTCCCCGCAATATGATCACAAGGTGAGACTGGAAATGCGCAATAGCTGCTCCCTCACATTGGAAGAAACTGAAACATTACTGGAAGACGGAGTGCCCTATGTGATCCGCATCCGCATGCCGGAAAATGAGACCATTACTTTCCACGATATGATCCGTGGCGATGTCACTTTCAATACCGGCCTTGTAGACGATAAGGTATTGCTCAAAGCCGATGGCATGCCTACCTATCACCTTGCAGTAGTGGTAGACGATCATCTGATGAAGATCACCCACGCATTCCGCGGCGAAGAATGGCTGCCCAGTTCTCCCGTGCATGTATTGCTCTGGAAATATTTAGGATGGGAAGAAGAGATGCCGAAATGGGCACACCTTCCGCTCATTCTTAAACCCGACGGAAACGGCAAGCTCAGCAAACGCGATGGCGACCGCCTCGGATTCCCTGTGTTTGCCATGAACTGGACCGACCCTAAAACCAATGAGCTCACCAAAGGCTTCAGGGAACTGGGTTTCATGCCAGAAGCCTTCATCAATATGCTGGCGATGCTCGGCTGGAATGATGGTACAGACCAGGAGATCTTCACCATCGAAGAACTGATCGCCAAATTCTCCATCGATCGCGTACACAAAGGCGGAGCCAAATTCGATTTTGAAAAAGCAAAATGGTTCAACCACGAATGGATCAAACGCTCCGATGCTGCCCGCCTTCTCCCTGATGTTAAAAGAGTACTCGCAGATAATGGACTTACCGTAAGCGATGACGCCCTCCTTTCAACTGTGATCAACCTGGTGAAAGACCGCTGCACCCTTCTTACTGACTTCTATGAACAAACGAAGTTCTTCTTCGCCACACCATCACAGGACCTGGAAGCAGTGAAACCGAAATGGAATGAAGCGAAAAAGGAATTCTTCCTCGCAGCCATCGCACAAATGGAAGCAGCCTCCAATTTCCAGGCTGCAGAGCAGGAAGCTGCATTCAAAGAGCTCGCCACGCAACATAATATCAAACCCGGCGAACTGATGATGCCCTTACGCATCATGCTGGTCGGTGGCAAATTCGGCCCCGGTGTTTTTGATATCGCCGCCATCATCGGAAAACAGGAAACGATTCACCGCATTCAGTTGGCCCTCCAGCAACTGGACCTTGCTTAATATGAAAAATAGAAAAGTATGCCACGCCCAATCAGAGTGTTAGTTGCCAAAGTGGGCCTCGATGGCCATGACCGCGGAGCAAAAGTGATTGCCACCGCTCTCCGCGATGCCGGTATGGAAGTGATCTACACAGGACTTCGTCAAACCCCTGAAATGGTGGTCAGTGCTGCATTACAGGAAGACGTTGATGCCATCGGCATCAGCATCCTATCTGGTGCCCACATGACCGTTTTCCCGAAAGTGATCAACCTGATGAAAGAAAAAGGAATGGATGATGTTCTCCTCACAGGAGGCGGCATCATTCCTGAAGACGATATGCAGGAGCTCAACACCATGGGAGTAGGAAAACTCTTCGCACCTGGAACTACCACTTCAGACATTGCTGAATACATCACCACCTGGGTGAAAGAGCATCGCGAATTCTGATCAATAAAAAACATCATTATCATGTCATATCAAACCTTGCTTACCTCACTTGAAAACGGAATATTCACTATTACCATCAACCGTCCGGACAAGCTCAATGCCATCAACAGAACTGTGATGGAAGAACTGAAACTGGCAGTTGACGAGATCTATAAAAACCCGGCTATCCGTTCCGCCATCATTACCGGCGCCGGACCGAAAGCCTTTATCGCAGGTGCAGACATCACAGAATTCATGGGACTGAGCAAGGATGAAGGAATGGCTATCGCGAAGAAAGGTCATGATGTTTTCTTTGCTATCGAGCGTTCTCCAAAACCCATCGTTGCTGCTGTAAATGGATTTGCACTCGGTGGCGGTTGCGAACTGGCGCTGAGCTGTCATTTCATGATCGCAGCGGAGAATGCAAAATTCGGTCAGCCTGAAGTGAACCTCGGCCTGATCCCTGGCTATGGCGGTACACAAAGGCTGGTGCAGGTTGCCGGCAAAGGACGCGCCATGGAACTGCTCATGAGTGGCAGGACCATCTCCGCCCAGGAAGCGCTTACCATCGGTATGGTGAATGAAGTGGTTCCCCAGGAAAACCTCATCGCACGCGTTACTGAAATACTTACACTGATCAACACCAAAGCACCGGTTGCATTAGCCAAAGTGATCGACTGTGTTAATCATTTCGATCATTCCAAAGCTGGATATGATCATGAGGTTCAACAGTTCGGGGAATGCTTTGCTACTGAAGATATGAAAGAAGGCGTGACGGCATTTCTGGAAAAAAGGAAAGCTGATTTTAAAGGAAAATAGATTAATAGAAAAGTATACAGAGCGGGATCAGTGATGGTCCCGCTTTTTTATTTGAGTACGGGGTAAAGATCTACTTCGGATGTGCCCGGTAGCACGTCTCCGGGGAGCGACTGACAACCCTGCTATTTTATTGCTCATTACCAAAGTCCTCGCAATTGAATACCTGGATCTCTCCCAGCACCGGACTGGCTTTGCTTTTGGTGACAGAGATACGAATCTTCGATGCCGTCTGCCTGGGAAATTGTAATATTCGCTTATACCCAACCGTTGTACCGCTGGTTAACGGAACATAATTTCCATCATTAAAAACTTCTATCGTGAACGCCTCAATCCGCTGACCGGCTTCGATATATTCCTGCAGCATGATCGTATTGAATTCTTTCTCCTGGTCCATTTCCAGCTCGATGGAACAGGTTGTAATGGTTTTATCAGGCGCCCAGTGCGAGAACCTGAAACCATCCACCAGCAATGAAGGCAGGTATCCGGCGCGGGAACTGGATACATGTACACGCGCACGCCGGGCAAGGTTTTCACGGAAACTGGATTCACGCAGTCCTTTGAATGCCATCAGCGCAGCAGAATCATTCGGATGGATCAATCCACGTCTGTCCGGAGGCACATTCAATAATAAATTGGAGCCTCTTCCAACTGAAGTCATAAAGATCTTCATCAATTCCCTGCCGGATTTCACGGCAGTATCTTCATTAGGATGATAGAACCATCCCGGGCGGATACTCACATCGCATTCCGCAGGTATCCAGGATTTGCCATTCACATTCCCTGTGTTGAGCGTATCCACAGGAGGTGCGCCAATGCCACGTTCAAAGCCAACTGTATCCAGCAAATTCCAGTTGGTCTTGCCGGCGATTCCTTTCTCATTGCCCACCCAGCGTATGTCCGGGCCGATATCACTAAAGATCAGCGCCTCGTCGGCAAAGCGACGCGCGGTGCGCTCGAATCTTGGAAAATCGTATTCCTGTTTTTTCCCGTTGGGCCCTTCGCCATTGGCGCCGTCCCACCATAATTCAAAAATATCCCCGTAGCCACGAAGCAGTTCACGCATCGTCTTCACATAAATATCATTGTATTCATCCGTGCCATAGTCAGGATGGTTACGGTCCCACGGCGAGATATAAACGCCGAAGCCGATACCATAACTGCTGCATGCTTCGGATAGTTCGCGAAGCACATTTCCTTTTCCATTTTTCCATGGGCTCTGTGCCACGGTATGATCGCTGAAGCGGCTGGGCCAGAGACAGAATCCGTCGTGGTGCTTCGCTGTAATGATGATGCCTTTGGCGCCTGCATCGCGTGCGATCCTGGCCCACTGCCGGCAATCCAATTCTGTAGGATTGAATACAGACGGATCTTCCGTACCCTTGCCCCATTCAACATCTGTGAATGTATTCGGACCGAAATGCATGAACAAATAGAATTCCATCTGATGCCATTCCATTTGCCTGGCATTGGGAGCAGGCCCTACAATGTCTACCAATTGGGCATAGCTACCAAGGCTGCCCGTTACGGTCAGCAACAAAAGAAGAATTATGCGCAGCATATGGTTTATTCAAATCCGTTTTTGAACCGGATGACTTGTCCTTTTTTAACAGGGATACTAAAGATGTTGTTCTGCAGACCTACTTGATCATGGTCTATGCCTTCTACGATCCAGGTATGAAAATGTCGGGGCTTTTTAAGTAAAAGAAGGCCATTCTTTGTAGCTGTGATTTCTACAACGGTTTCCACTCCGTTCTCTTTTTCAGCGCTCACCAGGTATCCGCCTTCTGTGCGAAGCTTACGGAAAGATACATCCTTCCAGTCAGCAGGCAAAGCAGGAAATATTTCAATAACACCGGTATTGCTACGGATCAGCATTTCATGGATCCCCTGGGCAAAAGCGAAATTCCCTTCGAGGGTGAAAGGCCGTCCCTGATCATCGGAATACTCTCCGCCTTTCTGATCGCCATTGAGATGGAAACTATTGGGAGAAACGAAATTGGAAGCAAAGATCCTGAGATGCTTAGCGGCACTGTCGCCTTTATTGGCGCTGGCGTACATGTTCGCCATCCAGGCAAAGGCGTAGCCTGTCCACTTGCGGGTGCCAAGCAGTTCCAGGTGTTTCAATGAAAGATCGATCCTCTTATCTCCGGGATGCTCTGAGAGATTCTTCAATGGAAAGATCCCGATATATGGACTCATATGCCTGTGCGAATGTTCCATATTCACGTCAGGCGCCATCGTCAGACCTGTTTCATTGGAAGATAGCTCCGGAAGTTCCTGCAAGAGTTTTGTCCATCTTTTTTCTTCCGGTTTATTGCCTGCAGCGTTGGCGGTCATCATCGCCACATACGAAAGATAACGAGCAACAGAGAGATCATAGTTGGTCCAGTTATGAAACCAGGCTGTGATCTTATTGTCGTTGTACTCAGGGCTGGAGCTCAATGGCAGTCTGCGTTTGCCGTTTTCCATTCTCGTGATCTGTTCCAGGTAAACTGCTGCATCGCGGATATATGGATATACGCGTTGTTTCAGGAAAACAGTATCATTGGTATACTGCCATTGCCAGTAAAAGTTTTGCGCCAGCCAGCAAACGGTGGTGGGGCTCATGGAATATTGTATCCATCCTCCCATCGGCTTACCACTAATGGTGCTAACACCGGGAACATTCAATCCATCAGTGCCGAAGTATTGTTTGGTCCAGCGCTTGTTTTCCGGCCTTACTTTCCAGAGCCAGTTGGTGAAGCCCGCTGTGAGATCAGTGTGATTGGAAGTATAGCCGGGCCAGTAGCTGAGTTGCGTGTTGAGGTCGTGATGATAATCTCCTTTCCAGGGTGGCAGCCTGCCATCATCTGCAGTCCAGACAGATTGTAAAGAGATGGGAGGCGTGTTTGCGCGGGCAACGGAACCGAACTTGTACATCTCGCGGTAGTACTGGGTTTCCAGCAATGAATCAGGAATGGATATCGAGGAGCGGTTCCAGTAGTCCTTCCACCATTTTTCATGTGCGTTCCAGCCTGTAGGTTCTTTGAGTGCAGGGTCGATCCTGGTGAGCACTGCAGGTTGATCGATGCTGATGGTCCAGGAACCGATGAGGCGATTCTTTTTTGAGATTATCCATTGTATCAGCACTTCATAATAATGACCATTCCAGGTGGGTTGATGGTAGCGAATATTGTTCTTCCCTTTTTTCACGGAGCCCTTCGGATACTCAAGTCTGGCAAGGGATGCATTGCCAGGCTTCTCAGTGGGTCCCAGCTGGTAACGTGGTGGGATAAGCGAAGGGATCAACTGGTCCAGCATTTCCGGCTTCGCATTTTCCCAGGCGAAATACCCTTCCCGTTGAGTGGCGTGGATATAACTCAGGAAGCGAAGTTCATCATCGAATTCAATCCAGACCAGGCCATTGCTCAGGTCTGCCTCGGCCCAGCGGGCCTGGTAGCCTGCAGGAATAGAAAACTCCATCGCAGCGCCAGGGATCTTGCCGGGTGCAGCGTTTTGATCATAGGGGCGATCACCAACTTTCTGCACAGTATCATATTCGCCTTTCAATACCTGTTGTTCCACCCATTTGAAAGTCATGCGATGGATCTCCGGCATGGGCCTGTCGTCCCAGAGGTCAACCCTGTCCAGCGATAATCTTATATTGTTGTCCCGCTGCCAAACGAGCGCTCCCAGCCAGCCATTACCGATCGGCAGTGCTTCATCCCATTGTTTGGGAAGGGAAGTGAATTTCAAATTATGTTGTCTCTTCACTTGTGCATGAACGGTAGTTACCAGGAACAGACCGGCCAGCAGCGGGATCAATTTCATACAGGATGGTTAAGGCAGCAATTGAATACTGATCAGTTTTCGCGATAGAGCACCACATCAGGAATGCGCATCTTTGGGATGCCCGGTCCTTTCCAGCTCACTTCCAGGTTATCGGTACCTGATCTTTCGAAATACTGAACTTTGATCTTATGATAGCCTTTTGCCAGTGGGATATCTTTTGATTTTCTATTTCTCCGTGCATTCCATCATTGTCTACCGTAAGGGTATCATTGATGTACATGCGGCTACCATCATCGGAACTGAGATAGAAAGTATAAACGCCGTCGAGCGGAATGCGGATCCAGCCATCGAACACGAATGCATATTCTTCCTTGCCGCGTTTCATGCTGATATCGAAATTGGCCAGGGTGCCCATTGCGGCGGGCGACAAGGCGCTGAAATCCGGCAGCCTGTCCCATTTTCCTTCGAAAGAAGCGAACTGTAATCCACCACTTGGCGGGTTCACTTCCTGAGCCGGAATGGGCGTTACTTTTTCAAAGCTGGCAGATGCCACATTGGAGATCTGTTTCCCGTTGAGAAAGCAGGCCGCCTTGATGGTTGCCGATTTGCGGAGCGTCATGCTTCTTGCCTGTGCCGATGTATTGGCAGGATCTTTTCCATTGGTGGTGTAGTACACGATCGCTCCGGGAATATTTGTTTTGAAAACAACAGGCAGCTGATCGATAAAAATGGAAGCCGGCGCTTCGATCAACGGTTCCGTATATGCGATGGGCCTGCCTTTGATCTCGGCAGTGATCACTGTTGCATATGGTTGCTGCTGGATCCCCTGCAACTGAATGATATTGGTTGCATTCAGCCTGCTGGTCTTCAGATTTGTTTTTTCTGCCAGCGTATATGCTTTTACGATACTATTTCCCATCGGGGGCAAGGACAATTTTCCATCGGCGGGCCAGTTGATAACGTGGAAGTACAAGCGCGTTCCGCCGGGGATCGCCTGCTGGGTGCAGTAGCCGTAGTTCAGATCCTTGAATGGGCTGGCCTGTGTTTTATAGATGGAAGCGCTGTTGACGCTCATCCAGCTGCCAATATCGCGCAGCCGCTCGATGCTGGGTTGCGGAAAAACGCCTGCTGCCGTAGGCCCTACATTCAACAGGTAGTTGCCTCCTTTGGAAGCAGTTTCGATGAGCTTGTGGATCAGGTCTTCTGAAGATTTCCAATTCTGATCATGGCTGTTGTAGCTCCAGTTGCTGTTCATGGTCATGCAGCTTTCCCAGTCAACGCCTGGGAAACCGGTGGCTGGAATTTCCTGTTCGGGCGTACCGAAATCACCTGCGAAATCGCCGGTGCGGGTGAGCCCTGCCATGCCGGCACGACCTTTGTCTACCCGGTTGTTGATGATAATGTCCGGCTGCAGGTTCTTTACATAATTATAAAGGTCTTTGCCCAGTTCGTGCGTCCAGGTATCTTCCCATTCACCATCGAACCAGAGTACACCGATCTTTCCGTAATTGGTGAGGAGTTCTTTCAGTTGTTCCTTCATGTAAGTGATGTACCTGCTGAAATCAGCTCCCTCTGTGGAGCGGTCAGACTCCCAGTCGCGGCGGGGGAGATAATCCGGATGATGCCAGTCCATAATGGAATAATAGAAGCAGAGCTGCAGTCCATACTTATTACAGGCATCGGCCAGTTCTTTCAGCGGATCTTTTTTGAAAGGCGTGTTCATCACATTGAAATCGGTGGTGGCGGTAGGCCAGAGTGCGAAGCCATCGTGATGTTTGGTAGTGATCACAAGGTACTTCATGCCGGCATCTTTGGCCATGCGTACCCAGTCGTCTGCATTGAATTGTGTGGGGTTGAATTGTGAAAGAAATTTGTCGTACGTAGCGAGCGGGATCTGCGCAGTGCTGCGGATCCATTCGCCGTAACTGGTGTTGCCGTTCCATTCACCTGCGGGGACCGAATAAAGTCCCCAATGGATAAAAAGGCCGAAACGCGCATCGCGCCACCATTGCATTTTCTGTTGGTCAGTTTTGGTTTTGGCCGTTTGGGCCAGGGGTTGCATGAATATACTACTGGTAGTAAGCATGGTTGCGGTGAACAACCACTTCATCATGCGTGGAGCTTGTTGCATATTGATTGGTAAATTATAAACACAGTTATAAATTATCGGATCAGCAAGCATTCAATCGATGTTCAACTAATATCGCAAATTATCCTGATTATTAGCAGACATTTTTTGAAGGAGTTATGCTGCTTCACAATTTTTTCTACCTTCAATGAATACAACCAGCACTGCCAATGGAAAAGAAGCTCCCCACCATCAAGGAAATTGCGAAACGCCTGAACATATCGATCTCAACTGTCTCCAGGGCATTGCATGATCATCATAGCATCGGTCTCCGTACCAAACTTGCCGTGAAAAAGCTGGCTGCGGAATTGAATTATGAGCCCAATCAAACGGCTATCTTCTTTAAACAACGCAAAACCTTCACTATTGGTGTGATCCTTCCCAACCTGCGCGAAGAATTTTTTTCATCGGCTATCAATGGTATCGAAAAAACTGCGCTGGACAACAATTATATCGTTCTCACCAGCCAGAGCCATGATGACCTGGAGCGTGAAAAAAATATCGTGGAGTCCATGAAGAAGCACCGGGTAGATGGGATCCTCGCCTCCATTTCCAAGAATACCACCCGCATCGATCACTTTGAACAACTCAAGAATTATGATATTCCGGTCGTATTCTTCGACAGGGTGCCTGATGTACCGGATGTGCATTCCGTCAGTTGCAATCTTTATCACAGTTCAGTAGAAGCGGTGGATTTCCTCGTCAAAAAAGGACATAAGCGTATCGCGTACATCCAGGGCCCTTCCACCCTCAATATCAAGAATGAAAGATTGAACGGCTACTATGATGCACTCGCCAAAAATTCCATAAAGGCCGATGATGCACTGGTTGTGAGCACAGACCTCTCCACTGATGGCAATACGGGCGCACTGGACAAATTGCTCGCGCTGAAAAAACGTCCCACCGCCGTGATCCTCTTCAATGACTATGTAGCGCTGGATGTGATCCACCATGCCCGCCAGCGTAAACTGGCCATCAACAAGGATATCAGCTTTGTAAGCTATGCCAATATCCCCTTCATGCATTACCTGGAAACGCCTCCTGTTGCTTCCGTGGAACAGTTCCCCTACGAGCAGGGCGCCAGGGCCACCGAACTGCTGTTCAAGCTTCTCGATCCCAATGCCAAACAGGGCCTTCCTCCTTATGAAAACATCGTTCTGAAAAGTGAACTGATCATTCATTAGAATCCGATGAAATAGCTGTACCAGCCGCGTATTTCCCTACCTTTGCTGCCAAATTTTTAGCAATATGGAATACCGGATTGAAAAAGATACCATGGGCGAAGTGAAAGTGCCTATCGATGCTTACTTTGGCGCCCAAACCCAACGCAGTATTGATAATTTTAAAATTGCGCAGGACATCAACAGGATGCCGAAAGAGATCATCCGGGCATTTGCGTATCTGAAAAAAGCCGCTGCCATCACCAACTTCGAAGCAGGTGTATTGCCACAGGAAAAATCTGATCTGATCGGACAGGTTTGCGATGAGATCCTCGCCGGTAAACTG
This portion of the Pseudobacter ginsenosidimutans genome encodes:
- the gltX gene encoding glutamate--tRNA ligase; this encodes MKKNVRVRFAPSPTGGLHLGGVRTVLYNYLFARHAGGEFVLRIEDTDQTRFVPGAEEYIINCLQWCGLTPDEGPASGGPYAPYRQSERKAMYRQYAEQLVKSGHAYYAFDRPEELESMRERFKTDTNPSPQYDHKVRLEMRNSCSLTLEETETLLEDGVPYVIRIRMPENETITFHDMIRGDVTFNTGLVDDKVLLKADGMPTYHLAVVVDDHLMKITHAFRGEEWLPSSPVHVLLWKYLGWEEEMPKWAHLPLILKPDGNGKLSKRDGDRLGFPVFAMNWTDPKTNELTKGFRELGFMPEAFINMLAMLGWNDGTDQEIFTIEELIAKFSIDRVHKGGAKFDFEKAKWFNHEWIKRSDAARLLPDVKRVLADNGLTVSDDALLSTVINLVKDRCTLLTDFYEQTKFFFATPSQDLEAVKPKWNEAKKEFFLAAIAQMEAASNFQAAEQEAAFKELATQHNIKPGELMMPLRIMLVGGKFGPGVFDIAAIIGKQETIHRIQLALQQLDLA
- a CDS encoding cobalamin B12-binding domain-containing protein, whose amino-acid sequence is MPRPIRVLVAKVGLDGHDRGAKVIATALRDAGMEVIYTGLRQTPEMVVSAALQEDVDAIGISILSGAHMTVFPKVINLMKEKGMDDVLLTGGGIIPEDDMQELNTMGVGKLFAPGTTTSDIAEYITTWVKEHREF
- a CDS encoding enoyl-CoA hydratase/isomerase family protein, producing MSYQTLLTSLENGIFTITINRPDKLNAINRTVMEELKLAVDEIYKNPAIRSAIITGAGPKAFIAGADITEFMGLSKDEGMAIAKKGHDVFFAIERSPKPIVAAVNGFALGGGCELALSCHFMIAAENAKFGQPEVNLGLIPGYGGTQRLVQVAGKGRAMELLMSGRTISAQEALTIGMVNEVVPQENLIARVTEILTLINTKAPVALAKVIDCVNHFDHSKAGYDHEVQQFGECFATEDMKEGVTAFLEKRKADFKGK
- a CDS encoding alpha-L-fucosidase, which gives rise to MLRIILLLLLTVTGSLGSYAQLVDIVGPAPNARQMEWHQMEFYLFMHFGPNTFTDVEWGKGTEDPSVFNPTELDCRQWARIARDAGAKGIIITAKHHDGFCLWPSRFSDHTVAQSPWKNGKGNVLRELSEACSSYGIGFGVYISPWDRNHPDYGTDEYNDIYVKTMRELLRGYGDIFELWWDGANGEGPNGKKQEYDFPRFERTARRFADEALIFSDIGPDIRWVGNEKGIAGKTNWNLLDTVGFERGIGAPPVDTLNTGNVNGKSWIPAECDVSIRPGWFYHPNEDTAVKSGRELMKIFMTSVGRGSNLLLNVPPDRRGLIHPNDSAALMAFKGLRESSFRENLARRARVHVSSSRAGYLPSLLVDGFRFSHWAPDKTITTCSIELEMDQEKEFNTIMLQEYIEAGQRIEAFTIEVFNDGNYVPLTSGTTVGYKRILQFPRQTASKIRISVTKSKASPVLGEIQVFNCEDFGNEQ
- a CDS encoding glycosyl hydrolase family 95 catalytic domain-containing protein, whose translation is MKLIPLLAGLFLVTTVHAQVKRQHNLKFTSLPKQWDEALPIGNGWLGALVWQRDNNIRLSLDRVDLWDDRPMPEIHRMTFKWVEQQVLKGEYDTVQKVGDRPYDQNAAPGKIPGAAMEFSIPAGYQARWAEADLSNGLVWIEFDDELRFLSYIHATQREGYFAWENAKPEMLDQLIPSLIPPRYQLGPTEKPGNASLARLEYPKGSVKKGKNNIRYHQPTWNGHYYEVLIQWIISKKNRLIGSWTISIDQPAVLTRIDPALKEPTGWNAHEKWWKDYWNRSSISIPDSLLETQYYREMYKFGSVARANTPPISLQSVWTADDGRLPPWKGDYHHDLNTQLSYWPGYTSNHTDLTAGFTNWLWKVRPENKRWTKQYFGTDGLNVPGVSTISGKPMGGWIQYSMSPTTVCWLAQNFYWQWQYTNDTVFLKQRVYPYIRDAAVYLEQITRMENGKRRLPLSSSPEYNDNKITAWFHNWTNYDLSVARYLSYVAMMTANAAGNKPEEKRWTKLLQELPELSSNETGLTMAPDVNMEHSHRHMSPYIGIFPLKNLSEHPGDKRIDLSLKHLELLGTRKWTGYAFAWMANMYASANKGDSAAKHLRIFASNFVSPNSFHLNGDQKGGEYSDDQGRPFTLEGNFAFAQGIHEMLIRSNTGVIEIFPALPADWKDVSFRKLRTEGGYLVSAEKENGVETVVEITATKNGLLLLKKPRHFHTWIVEGIDHDQVGLQNNIFSIPVKKGQVIRFKNGFE
- a CDS encoding alpha-L-fucosidase produces the protein MQQAPRMMKWLFTATMLTTSSIFMQPLAQTAKTKTDQQKMQWWRDARFGLFIHWGLYSVPAGEWNGNTSYGEWIRSTAQIPLATYDKFLSQFNPTQFNADDWVRMAKDAGMKYLVITTKHHDGFALWPTATTDFNVMNTPFKKDPLKELADACNKYGLQLCFYYSIMDWHHPDYLPRRDWESDRSTEGADFSRYITYMKEQLKELLTNYGKIGVLWFDGEWEDTWTHELGKDLYNYVKNLQPDIIINNRVDKGRAGMAGLTRTGDFAGDFGTPEQEIPATGFPGVDWESCMTMNSNWSYNSHDQNWKSSEDLIHKLIETASKGGNYLLNVGPTAAGVFPQPSIERLRDIGSWMSVNSASIYKTQASPFKDLNYGYCTQQAIPGGTRLYFHVINWPADGKLSLPPMGNSIVKAYTLAEKTNLKTSRLNATNIIQLQGIQQQPYATVITAEIKGRPIAYTEPLIEAPASIFIDQLPVVFKTNIPGAIVYYTTNGKDPANTSAQARSMTLRKSATIKAACFLNGKQISNVASASFEKVTPIPAQEVNPPSGGLQFASFEGKWDRLPDFSALSPAAMGTLANFDISMKRGKEEYAFVFDGWIRIPLDGVYTFYLSSDDGSRMYINDTLTVDNDGMHGEIENQKISHWQKAIIRSKFSISKDQVPITWK
- a CDS encoding LacI family DNA-binding transcriptional regulator, encoding MEKKLPTIKEIAKRLNISISTVSRALHDHHSIGLRTKLAVKKLAAELNYEPNQTAIFFKQRKTFTIGVILPNLREEFFSSAINGIEKTALDNNYIVLTSQSHDDLEREKNIVESMKKHRVDGILASISKNTTRIDHFEQLKNYDIPVVFFDRVPDVPDVHSVSCNLYHSSVEAVDFLVKKGHKRIAYIQGPSTLNIKNERLNGYYDALAKNSIKADDALVVSTDLSTDGNTGALDKLLALKKRPTAVILFNDYVALDVIHHARQRKLAINKDISFVSYANIPFMHYLETPPVASVEQFPYEQGARATELLFKLLDPNAKQGLPPYENIVLKSELIIH